In Rhizobiales bacterium NRL2, a genomic segment contains:
- a CDS encoding phosphate starvation-inducible protein PhoH, whose protein sequence is MVDFEDNTLLSALFGDHDQNLVRLEDQLGVSLTTRGNRVLIGGDPQLCERARGILQGLYQRLEMGRPVGRREVDDAIRLGDDSEAASHLVIQTRKRPIQPRSPNQIHYARNLLENELVFGIGPAGTGKTYLAVAAAVNLMLARRVDRIVLSRPAVEAGERLGFLPGDMREKVDPYLRPLYDALYDMLPAEQVAKKLETGEIEIAPLAFMRGRTLANAFVILDEAQNTTPVQMKMLLTRLGENSRMAITGDLSQVDLPRGTKSGLREAIEVLADIDEIAFTTFDDRDVVRHPLVTKIVRAYARQPELFEGGREDKGN, encoded by the coding sequence ATGGTCGACTTCGAGGACAATACGCTGCTGTCCGCCCTGTTCGGCGATCACGACCAGAATCTCGTGCGCCTGGAAGATCAGCTCGGCGTCTCGCTCACCACGCGCGGCAACCGCGTGCTCATCGGCGGCGATCCGCAGCTTTGCGAACGCGCCCGCGGCATCCTGCAGGGACTCTATCAACGCCTGGAGATGGGCCGGCCGGTCGGCCGCCGCGAGGTCGACGACGCCATCCGCCTGGGCGACGACTCGGAAGCGGCCAGCCACCTGGTGATCCAGACCCGCAAGCGACCGATCCAGCCGCGCTCGCCCAACCAGATCCACTACGCCCGCAATCTTCTGGAAAACGAGCTGGTCTTCGGCATCGGTCCCGCCGGCACCGGCAAGACCTATCTGGCCGTCGCGGCGGCGGTGAACCTGATGCTGGCGCGCCGGGTCGACCGCATCGTGCTCTCGCGCCCCGCCGTCGAGGCCGGCGAGCGGCTCGGCTTCCTGCCCGGCGACATGCGCGAGAAGGTCGACCCCTATCTCCGGCCGCTCTACGACGCGCTCTACGACATGCTGCCGGCGGAGCAGGTCGCCAAGAAGCTGGAAACCGGCGAGATCGAGATCGCGCCGCTGGCGTTCATGCGCGGCCGCACGCTGGCCAACGCCTTCGTCATCCTCGACGAGGCGCAGAACACGACGCCGGTGCAGATGAAGATGCTGCTCACCCGTCTGGGCGAGAACTCGCGCATGGCGATCACCGGCGACCTCAGTCAGGTGGATCTGCCGCGGGGCACGAAATCGGGGCTGCGCGAGGCGATCGAGGTGCTCGCCGACATCGACGAGATAGCCTTCACCACCTTCGACGACCGCGACGTGGTGCGCCACCCTCTGGTCACGAAGATCGTCCGCGCCTACGCCCGCCAGCCCGAGCTGTTCGAAGGCGGCAGGGAAGACAAGGGCAACTGA
- a CDS encoding tRNA (guanosine(46)-N7)-methyltransferase TrmB: MGRADGPPYRFYGRRRGKRLSPRQERLIDDLLPRLAPDPARLPAGPVWLEIGSGGGEHLTAQAADHPEATLIGCEPFLEGVAKTLGMIEDEGLGNVLLLDDDVRPLLDGLPDSSVDRCFILFPDPWPKLRHHKRRIVSRENLDSLARVLKPSADLRIATDHMDYARWILRHLLAHPDFDWPAERPDDWRLPPAGHRRTRYEAKALEKGDRPLYFRFTRNT; encoded by the coding sequence TTGGGCCGCGCGGACGGACCGCCCTACCGGTTCTACGGCCGGCGACGCGGCAAGCGGCTCAGTCCGCGCCAGGAACGGCTGATCGACGACCTGCTGCCCCGGCTTGCGCCCGATCCGGCGCGCCTGCCAGCCGGGCCGGTGTGGCTGGAAATCGGCAGCGGCGGCGGCGAGCATCTGACGGCCCAGGCCGCGGACCACCCCGAGGCCACGCTGATCGGCTGCGAACCCTTCCTGGAAGGCGTGGCCAAGACGCTCGGCATGATCGAGGACGAGGGGCTGGGAAACGTCCTGCTGCTGGACGACGACGTCAGGCCCCTGCTCGACGGCCTGCCGGACTCGTCGGTCGACCGCTGTTTCATCCTGTTCCCCGATCCCTGGCCGAAGCTGCGTCATCACAAGCGGCGCATCGTCTCGCGGGAGAACCTGGACAGCCTGGCGCGGGTTCTGAAGCCAAGCGCCGATCTGCGCATCGCCACCGACCACATGGACTACGCCCGCTGGATCCTGCGCCATCTGCTGGCCCATCCCGACTTCGACTGGCCCGCCGAGCGCCCCGACGACTGGCGGCTGCCGCCGGCCGGCCACCGGCGGACGCGCTACGAGGCCAAGGCGCTGGAGAAGGGCGACCGGCCACTGTATTTCCGCTTCACGAGAAACACTTGA
- a CDS encoding transcription termination/antitermination protein NusA, whose product MAVTTANRLELLQVADAVAREKSIDPEIVMEALEEAIQRTAKVTYGAEHMIRAEIDRKSGDISIWRLRETVDEIEDAATQISLDDAREMNPDAQLGDLISEPLPPIDFGRVSAQSAKQIIFQKVRDAERDRQYDEYKDRVGEIINGLVKRVEHGNVMVDLGRAEAILRRDELLPRETFRPGDRVRAFIYDVRRENRGPQIFLSRTHPRFMAMLFAQEVPEVYDGVIEIKAVARDPGSRAKIAVISHDSSIDPVGACVGMRGSRVQAVVNELQGEKIDIIPHTSDPASFIVSALAPADVMKVVLDEDQNRIEVVVPDDQLSLAIGRRGQNVRLASQLSGWDIDILTEEEESERRQTEFRERSEMFIAALDVDEMIAQLLVAEGFDSVEEVAYSPLEDLEEIEGFDRDVAEELSSRAQEHLQRLEEAMDEKRRELGVDDDIAAIEKLTPAMLVKLGEAGVKTLDDLGDFASEELVTDADAPLREFDLSVEDANEIIMAARAHWFADEEEETAESDENEESPAV is encoded by the coding sequence ATGGCGGTGACCACAGCGAACAGGCTGGAACTGCTGCAGGTGGCCGACGCGGTCGCCCGCGAGAAGTCCATCGATCCGGAGATCGTGATGGAGGCGCTGGAGGAAGCGATCCAGCGCACGGCCAAGGTGACCTACGGCGCCGAGCACATGATCCGCGCCGAGATCGACCGCAAATCCGGCGACATCAGCATCTGGCGCCTGCGCGAGACGGTCGACGAGATCGAGGACGCGGCCACCCAGATCTCGCTGGATGACGCCCGGGAGATGAACCCCGACGCCCAGCTCGGCGACCTGATCTCGGAGCCCCTGCCGCCCATCGACTTCGGCCGCGTCTCCGCCCAGTCGGCGAAGCAGATCATCTTCCAGAAGGTCCGCGATGCCGAGCGCGACCGCCAGTATGACGAATACAAGGACCGCGTCGGCGAGATCATCAACGGTCTGGTCAAGCGCGTCGAACACGGCAACGTCATGGTCGATCTCGGCCGCGCCGAGGCGATCCTGCGCCGCGACGAACTGCTGCCCAGGGAGACCTTCCGCCCCGGCGACCGCGTCCGGGCCTTCATCTACGATGTCCGGCGGGAGAACCGCGGGCCGCAGATCTTCCTGTCGCGCACGCATCCGCGCTTCATGGCGATGCTGTTCGCCCAGGAAGTCCCGGAGGTCTATGACGGCGTCATCGAGATCAAGGCCGTGGCCCGGGATCCGGGCAGCCGCGCCAAGATCGCCGTGATCAGCCACGATTCCTCGATCGACCCGGTCGGCGCCTGCGTCGGCATGCGCGGCAGCCGCGTCCAGGCGGTGGTCAACGAACTGCAGGGCGAGAAGATCGACATCATCCCGCATACCTCCGACCCGGCCAGTTTCATCGTCAGCGCGCTGGCGCCGGCCGATGTGATGAAGGTGGTGCTGGACGAGGATCAGAACCGCATCGAGGTGGTGGTGCCCGACGACCAGCTCAGCCTGGCGATCGGCCGACGCGGCCAGAACGTGCGCCTTGCCTCCCAGCTTTCGGGCTGGGATATCGACATCCTGACCGAGGAAGAGGAATCCGAACGCCGCCAGACGGAGTTCCGTGAACGCTCGGAAATGTTCATCGCGGCTCTGGACGTCGACGAGATGATTGCCCAGCTATTGGTGGCGGAAGGATTCGACAGCGTCGAGGAAGTCGCCTATTCCCCGCTGGAGGATCTGGAGGAGATCGAGGGCTTCGATCGCGACGTTGCCGAAGAGCTGTCGTCGCGGGCCCAGGAGCATCTCCAGCGGCTCGAGGAAGCGATGGACGAGAAGCGCCGGGAGCTCGGCGTGGACGACGACATCGCTGCGATCGAGAAGCTTACCCCGGCCATGCTGGTGAAGCTCGGCGAGGCCGGGGTCAAGACCCTCGACGACCTGGGCGACTTCGCATCGGAGGAGCTTGTCACCGACGCGGACGCGCCGCTGCGCGAATTCGACCTGAGCGTCGAGGACGCCAACGAGATCATCATGGCCGCGCGGGCGCACTGGTTCGCCGACGAGGAAGAAGAGACTGCGGAGAGCGACGAAAACGAGGAATCCCCGGCGGTCTGA
- a CDS encoding XRE family transcriptional regulator yields MAENPHPVDIYVGSRVRLCRTLKGLSQQKLAQALGLTFQQVQKYERGANRIGASRLFELSRILDVPPSFFFDGAPGGDGEPSAAPGLSEGDQTPFDSERLFRREILEFVRAYDKISDPAVRKRLFELVKAIGGQYSGKD; encoded by the coding sequence TTGGCTGAGAATCCGCATCCCGTGGACATCTACGTGGGCAGCCGCGTGCGGCTTTGCCGGACCCTGAAAGGCCTGAGTCAGCAGAAACTCGCCCAGGCGCTGGGCCTCACCTTCCAGCAGGTCCAGAAATACGAACGCGGCGCCAACCGCATCGGCGCCAGCCGGCTGTTCGAACTCAGCCGCATTCTGGACGTCCCGCCATCGTTCTTCTTCGACGGCGCACCGGGCGGCGACGGCGAGCCGTCGGCGGCTCCCGGTCTCTCCGAGGGCGACCAGACCCCCTTCGATTCCGAGCGGCTCTTCCGCCGGGAGATCCTCGAGTTCGTGCGCGCCTACGACAAGATCTCGGACCCGGCCGTGCGCAAGAGGCTGTTCGAACTGGTCAAGGCCATCGGCGGACAGTACTCCGGCAAGGACTGA
- a CDS encoding apolipoprotein N-acyltransferase — translation MNQAAQAGRRTLSTPLRLAAAFLLGALATLVFSPFDLPLAGFVAFTGLAVLLDRLGRMAGAFWTAWFFGWGHFIAGLYWTASAFLVEADKFAWMIPGPLLGLPAFLALFPAVAVTAAWRLTAPGPLRVAALAASWTLLEFARGHVLTGFPWNLTGYAFGFHPAAMQPAAWIGVYGLSFLAVLAFAAPALLVLPRRRTWAALALILPAVLAAGAGALRLDAPGARAEPVQLRIVQANIPQREKWRPDLIRTNFEKLVEMSMRPAAEGTPDLVIWPETAATFLLSRAEQPRRTLGAIAAALDDGRGGLVITGAPRVEVRDGRELPHNSALAIDPAARIVAVYDKTHLVPFGEYLPLRGLLQFLGLEKLARGRGDFIPGPKDQRFDPPGLPPASVLICYEAIFPALSNRGARPEWLLNLTNDGWFGELTGPDQHFTMARFRAVEQGLPLVRAAGTGISAVVDARGRIVASLPLNSAGVIDARLPAPAAKTFYAKTGNALVFGTTLAVLLLVAARALLSRRNEDLPSGSASTTH, via the coding sequence GTGAACCAGGCGGCGCAGGCGGGGCGGCGGACGCTCTCCACGCCCCTGCGTCTGGCGGCGGCGTTCCTGCTGGGCGCGCTCGCCACGCTGGTCTTCTCGCCCTTCGACCTGCCTCTGGCCGGCTTCGTGGCCTTCACCGGGCTCGCGGTGCTGCTCGACCGGCTCGGGCGGATGGCGGGCGCCTTCTGGACCGCGTGGTTCTTCGGTTGGGGCCATTTCATCGCCGGCTTGTACTGGACCGCATCCGCCTTCCTGGTTGAGGCGGACAAGTTCGCCTGGATGATACCGGGCCCCCTGCTGGGCCTGCCCGCCTTTCTCGCCCTGTTCCCGGCAGTCGCCGTGACCGCCGCCTGGCGGCTGACCGCGCCGGGTCCGCTGCGCGTGGCGGCGCTGGCGGCGTCATGGACGCTGCTGGAATTCGCGCGCGGCCATGTCCTGACCGGCTTCCCCTGGAACCTGACGGGCTATGCCTTCGGCTTCCACCCGGCGGCGATGCAGCCCGCCGCCTGGATCGGCGTCTATGGGCTGAGCTTTCTCGCGGTGCTCGCCTTCGCCGCGCCGGCGCTCCTTGTTCTGCCCCGCCGCCGGACATGGGCGGCGCTGGCTCTGATCCTTCCGGCTGTACTGGCCGCCGGCGCCGGCGCGCTGCGTCTCGATGCGCCGGGCGCGCGCGCCGAGCCCGTTCAGTTGCGCATCGTCCAGGCCAATATCCCGCAGCGCGAGAAATGGCGGCCCGACCTGATCCGCACGAACTTCGAGAAGCTTGTCGAGATGAGCATGCGGCCGGCCGCGGAGGGAACGCCGGACCTGGTGATCTGGCCGGAGACGGCGGCGACGTTCCTGCTCTCGCGCGCCGAGCAGCCCCGCCGCACGCTGGGGGCCATCGCCGCCGCACTGGACGATGGCCGGGGCGGACTGGTGATCACCGGGGCGCCGCGCGTCGAGGTCCGGGACGGGCGGGAACTGCCGCACAACTCGGCTCTGGCCATCGACCCGGCGGCGCGCATCGTCGCCGTCTACGACAAGACCCACCTGGTGCCGTTCGGCGAGTACCTGCCGTTGCGCGGACTGCTGCAGTTCCTGGGTCTGGAGAAACTGGCCCGGGGACGGGGCGACTTCATCCCCGGCCCGAAGGACCAGCGCTTCGATCCGCCGGGCCTTCCCCCCGCATCGGTGCTGATCTGCTACGAGGCGATATTTCCCGCTCTCAGCAACCGCGGTGCGCGTCCGGAATGGCTGCTCAACCTCACCAATGACGGCTGGTTCGGCGAACTCACCGGTCCCGATCAGCATTTCACCATGGCACGCTTCCGCGCCGTCGAGCAGGGCCTGCCCCTCGTCCGCGCCGCCGGCACCGGGATTTCGGCGGTCGTGGACGCCCGCGGGCGAATTGTCGCATCGCTGCCGCTCAACAGCGCCGGCGTGATCGACGCGCGGCTGCCTGCGCCGGCCGCCAAGACATTCTATGCAAAAACCGGTAATGCACTTGTCTTCGGAACGACCCTGGCAGTTCTTTTATTGGTAGCCGCGAGGGCTTTACTTTCGCGGCGAAATGAAGACCTACCTTCCGGTAGCGCTTCGACGACGCATTAG
- a CDS encoding ribosome maturation factor RimP, which yields MTSALTDRIGQLIAPSLESMGYEIVRIRYTGGARPVLQIMAERMSDGGMEVEDCETVSHAVSALLDVEDPISEAFSLEVSSPGIDRPLTRRKDFERYAGHDARVELHQPIDGRKRFKGLLTGLDGDAVKMELNGVRPEDAAVTLPLDDIADAKLVLTDRLIEASLKESKAREKARRKTEETE from the coding sequence ATGACATCGGCACTGACGGACCGCATCGGGCAACTGATCGCGCCGTCACTGGAAAGCATGGGATACGAGATCGTCCGCATCCGCTACACGGGCGGCGCGCGGCCCGTATTGCAGATCATGGCGGAGCGGATGTCGGACGGCGGCATGGAGGTCGAGGACTGCGAGACGGTGAGCCACGCGGTCTCGGCGCTGCTTGACGTCGAGGATCCGATCAGCGAGGCCTTTTCGCTGGAAGTTTCCTCGCCGGGCATCGACCGGCCGCTGACCCGGCGCAAGGACTTCGAGCGCTATGCCGGCCATGACGCCCGCGTGGAGCTGCACCAGCCGATCGACGGCCGCAAGCGCTTCAAGGGCCTGCTGACCGGCCTGGACGGCGACGCCGTGAAGATGGAACTGAACGGCGTCAGGCCGGAGGACGCGGCGGTCACCCTGCCGCTGGACGATATCGCGGACGCCAAGCTGGTTCTCACCGATCGGCTGATCGAGGCGAGCCTCAAGGAAAGCAAGGCGCGCGAAAAGGCGCGCCGCAAGACGGAAGAGACGGAGTAG
- a CDS encoding methionine adenosyltransferase, whose amino-acid sequence MPRQNYLFTSESVSEGHPDKVCDRISDAIVDLFLKHEPDARVACETLTTTNLIVLAGETRGPASITEDMIEETARRAVRDIGYEQDGFHWRDAKVQIYLHEQSMDIAQGVDSAGNKDLGAGDQGIMFGYACRETDSLMPAPIYFSHRILQSMAKARHDGSQPAFGPDSKSQVTLRYVGGKPVGATSVVVSTQHADGLSQEEVREMVRPFVTAALPDGWMCPEDEFYVNPTGKFVIGGPDGDAGLTGRKIIVDTYGGAAPHGGGAFSGKDPTKVDRSAAYAARYLAKNVVGAELAERCTIQLSYAIGVSKPLSVYVDLHGTGQVDEEKLEGALRQVMDLSPRGIRQHLDLMRPIYERTAAYGHFGREPGADNSFTWEKLDLVGALKDACA is encoded by the coding sequence GTGCCGCGGCAGAATTATCTTTTCACGTCCGAGTCCGTTTCAGAAGGTCATCCCGACAAGGTCTGCGACCGCATCTCGGATGCGATCGTCGACCTGTTCCTGAAGCACGAACCGGACGCGCGCGTCGCCTGCGAGACGCTGACCACGACCAATCTGATCGTGCTCGCCGGGGAGACCCGCGGGCCGGCGTCGATCACCGAGGACATGATCGAGGAGACGGCACGGCGGGCGGTGCGCGACATCGGCTACGAGCAGGACGGCTTTCACTGGCGCGACGCCAAGGTGCAGATCTACCTGCACGAGCAGTCGATGGACATCGCCCAGGGCGTGGATTCGGCCGGCAACAAGGATCTCGGCGCCGGCGACCAGGGCATCATGTTCGGCTATGCCTGCCGCGAGACCGACTCGCTGATGCCGGCGCCGATCTACTTCTCGCACCGCATCCTGCAATCCATGGCGAAGGCCCGACATGACGGCAGCCAGCCCGCTTTCGGCCCCGATTCCAAGAGCCAGGTGACGCTTCGCTATGTCGGCGGCAAGCCGGTGGGCGCGACCTCGGTCGTGGTTTCGACCCAGCACGCCGACGGCCTGAGCCAGGAGGAGGTGCGCGAGATGGTGCGCCCCTTCGTCACCGCCGCCCTGCCCGACGGCTGGATGTGCCCGGAGGACGAATTCTACGTCAACCCGACGGGCAAGTTCGTGATCGGCGGACCCGACGGCGACGCCGGCCTGACCGGGCGCAAGATCATCGTCGACACCTATGGCGGCGCGGCGCCCCATGGCGGCGGCGCCTTCTCGGGCAAGGATCCGACCAAGGTCGACCGCTCGGCCGCCTATGCCGCGCGCTACCTGGCCAAGAACGTCGTCGGCGCCGAACTCGCGGAGCGCTGCACGATCCAGCTGTCCTACGCCATCGGCGTCTCCAAGCCGCTGTCGGTCTATGTCGATCTGCACGGCACCGGTCAGGTTGACGAGGAGAAGCTGGAAGGCGCGCTGCGCCAGGTCATGGACCTCAGTCCGCGGGGCATCCGCCAGCACCTGGACCTGATGCGGCCGATCTACGAGCGCACCGCTGCCTACGGCCATTTCGGCCGCGAGCCGGGCGCCGACAACAGCTTCACCTGGGAGAAGCTGGATCTGGTCGGCGCGCTGAAAGACGCCTGCGCCTGA
- a CDS encoding rRNA maturation RNase YbeY, whose protein sequence is MGVAPAANHDAALATDIVTDSGDWPDVAGLIGRAAAAAWAAAGDGGRAEVAVALMDDAAIGRLNAEFRGRDGPTNVLSFPAEDDLVAGHDGMLGDIALALETARREAGLEEKTFEDHLCHLVVHGMLHLLGHDHQTPGEAELMEDMERRILSSLGIADPYAGQQLDGQEQ, encoded by the coding sequence ATGGGCGTGGCGCCGGCCGCGAACCACGACGCGGCACTCGCAACAGACATCGTTACCGACAGCGGCGACTGGCCTGACGTCGCCGGCCTGATCGGGCGCGCCGCCGCCGCAGCCTGGGCCGCCGCCGGCGATGGCGGCCGGGCGGAGGTCGCCGTCGCGCTGATGGACGACGCGGCCATCGGCCGTCTCAACGCGGAGTTCCGCGGCAGGGACGGCCCCACCAACGTGCTGTCCTTCCCCGCCGAGGACGACCTCGTGGCGGGCCATGACGGCATGCTCGGCGATATCGCCCTGGCGCTGGAGACGGCTCGGCGCGAAGCGGGACTTGAGGAAAAGACTTTCGAGGACCACCTGTGTCATCTCGTGGTTCACGGCATGCTCCATCTCCTGGGGCATGATCACCAGACGCCCGGCGAAGCGGAGTTGATGGAGGATATGGAGCGGCGCATCCTGTCCTCTCTCGGCATCGCCGACCCCTATGCCGGGCAGCAACTTGACGGACAGGAGCAATGA
- a CDS encoding translation initiation factor IF-2, translating into MTDQKQPGEKKTLTVSRGARLELKKRSDGSPGRQGSGGRSTRNVQVEVKKKRSTKREPERQTPAPQSEQPAAKPADPARAAEREEITRRQGATSPPAKPDGRSRLEQTRNRNVLPRLTEDEKAARAKALKSAQAQAADRKAKASEDAERLAAAEARRKAEEEDARRQAEEEEARRKAEEEEARQQAEEEEARRKAEEEEKAKQATDKPRPARTADAAAEETESDESSRARKGGRPAATPARPPARGKPGGKNRRSGKLTISQALDDTGEKQKSLAAFRRRTNRDKRSSKGSGGGQEAQGRIVREVVVPEALTVGELANRMAVRGGDVVKAMMKMGVMATINQTIDADTAELVIEEFGHRIKRVSETDVEDAIVPPQDVDADLKTRPAVVTVMGHVDHGKTSVLDALRKTDVVRGEAGGITQHIGAYQVTTDNGQKITFLDTPGHAAFTSMRSRGAKVTDIVVLVVAADDSVMPQTVEAIHHAQAAGAPIIIAVNKIDKPDADPSRVKQDLLQHNIVVEEMGGEQLVVEISALKGTNLDSLVETIVLQAELMDLKANPDRTANGTVIEAQLEQGRGAVATVLVQGGTLKVGDIFVSGATWGRVRALVDEHGERLDAAEPSRPVEVLGYQDAPSAGDDFIVVDSESRAREVAEVRARRMKNHLASQGGRGTLEQMLSAIKEGQAAEVPILIKGDVQGSVEAIVASAEKMSTDEVKARILHAGVGGITETDVTLAKSAGAVIFGFNARPNKQAREAAERDGVDIRYYNVIYELTDDLKAIMSGLLEPESREINLGTAEVRQVFNITKVGKIAGCLVVDGTVKRNAKYRQLRDGIVLHEGTIANLKHFKEEVAEVRQGSECGIAFQNHQDIQDGDQIEVYEIQEIERTL; encoded by the coding sequence ATGACTGACCAAAAGCAACCTGGCGAGAAGAAGACACTGACCGTCTCGCGAGGCGCACGGCTGGAACTGAAGAAACGTTCGGACGGAAGTCCGGGCCGTCAGGGCTCGGGCGGCCGCAGCACGCGCAACGTCCAGGTTGAGGTCAAGAAGAAGCGTTCGACGAAGCGCGAGCCCGAGCGGCAGACCCCGGCGCCACAGTCCGAGCAGCCGGCTGCCAAGCCGGCCGATCCGGCCCGCGCCGCCGAGCGCGAGGAAATCACCAGGCGTCAGGGCGCGACCTCGCCGCCGGCGAAGCCCGATGGCCGCTCACGTCTGGAACAGACGCGCAACCGCAACGTCCTGCCGCGGCTGACAGAGGACGAGAAGGCCGCGCGCGCGAAGGCGCTGAAATCGGCCCAGGCGCAGGCCGCCGATCGCAAGGCCAAGGCCAGCGAGGACGCCGAGCGGCTCGCCGCCGCCGAGGCCCGCCGCAAGGCCGAAGAGGAAGATGCGCGTCGTCAGGCCGAGGAAGAGGAAGCCCGCCGCAAGGCCGAAGAGGAAGAGGCGCGCCAGCAGGCCGAGGAAGAGGAAGCCCGCCGCAAGGCCGAAGAGGAAGAGAAGGCGAAGCAGGCGACCGACAAGCCCCGGCCGGCCAGGACGGCCGACGCCGCCGCCGAGGAAACAGAAAGCGACGAGAGCAGCCGCGCCCGCAAGGGCGGCCGCCCTGCGGCGACGCCAGCGCGCCCGCCCGCGCGCGGCAAGCCGGGCGGCAAGAACCGCCGCAGCGGCAAGCTGACGATATCCCAGGCGCTCGACGATACCGGCGAGAAGCAGAAATCGCTGGCCGCCTTCCGCCGCCGCACCAACCGCGACAAGCGGTCCTCCAAGGGCTCCGGCGGCGGCCAGGAGGCTCAGGGCAGGATCGTGCGCGAGGTCGTGGTGCCCGAGGCGCTGACCGTGGGCGAACTGGCCAACCGCATGGCCGTACGCGGCGGCGACGTCGTCAAGGCGATGATGAAGATGGGCGTGATGGCGACCATCAACCAGACCATCGACGCCGACACCGCGGAACTCGTCATCGAGGAGTTCGGCCACAGGATCAAGCGGGTCTCCGAAACCGATGTCGAGGACGCGATCGTCCCGCCGCAGGATGTCGACGCCGATCTGAAGACGCGCCCGGCCGTGGTCACGGTCATGGGCCATGTCGACCACGGCAAGACCTCGGTGCTGGACGCGCTGCGCAAGACCGATGTCGTCCGCGGCGAGGCCGGTGGCATCACCCAGCACATCGGCGCCTATCAGGTCACCACGGACAACGGCCAGAAGATCACCTTCCTCGACACGCCGGGCCACGCGGCCTTCACCTCCATGCGCTCTCGCGGCGCCAAGGTGACGGACATCGTGGTGCTGGTGGTCGCGGCCGACGATTCGGTCATGCCGCAGACCGTCGAGGCGATCCATCACGCCCAGGCGGCCGGGGCGCCGATCATCATCGCGGTCAACAAGATCGACAAGCCGGACGCCGATCCGAGCCGCGTGAAGCAGGATCTGCTGCAGCACAACATCGTGGTCGAGGAGATGGGCGGCGAGCAACTCGTCGTCGAGATCTCCGCGCTGAAGGGCACCAACCTCGATTCGCTGGTGGAGACCATCGTGCTCCAGGCGGAGTTGATGGACCTGAAGGCCAATCCCGACCGCACTGCCAACGGTACGGTGATCGAGGCGCAGCTTGAACAGGGCCGCGGCGCCGTGGCGACCGTTCTGGTTCAGGGCGGGACGCTGAAGGTCGGCGACATCTTCGTCTCCGGCGCGACCTGGGGCCGTGTCCGCGCCCTGGTGGACGAACACGGCGAACGTCTGGACGCGGCCGAGCCGTCCCGTCCGGTCGAGGTGCTGGGCTATCAGGACGCCCCGTCGGCCGGCGACGACTTCATCGTGGTCGACAGCGAATCCCGCGCCCGCGAAGTGGCCGAGGTCCGCGCCCGGCGCATGAAGAACCACCTCGCCTCGCAGGGCGGCCGCGGCACGCTGGAGCAGATGCTGTCAGCCATCAAGGAAGGCCAGGCGGCCGAGGTGCCGATCCTCATCAAGGGCGACGTGCAGGGCTCGGTCGAGGCGATCGTGGCCTCGGCGGAGAAGATGTCGACCGACGAGGTCAAGGCGCGCATCCTCCACGCTGGCGTCGGCGGCATCACGGAAACCGACGTCACCCTGGCGAAGTCCGCCGGGGCGGTGATCTTCGGCTTCAACGCGCGACCCAACAAGCAGGCGCGCGAGGCAGCCGAACGCGATGGCGTCGATATCCGCTACTACAACGTCATCTACGAGTTGACGGACGACCTGAAGGCCATCATGAGCGGCCTTCTGGAACCCGAATCCAGGGAGATCAACCTGGGCACGGCCGAGGTCCGTCAGGTGTTCAACATCACCAAGGTCGGCAAGATTGCCGGCTGTCTGGTTGTGGACGGCACGGTCAAGCGCAATGCGAAATATCGCCAGCTGCGCGACGGCATCGTGCTGCACGAAGGCACCATCGCCAACCTGAAGCACTTCAAGGAAGAAGTGGCCGAAGTGCGCCAAGGCAGCGAATGCGGCATTGCCTTCCAGAACCATCAGGACATCCAGGACGGCGATCAGATCGAGGTGTACGAGATTCAGGAGATCGAGCGGACGCTGTAG